The proteins below are encoded in one region of Phaeodactylum tricornutum CCAP 1055/1 chromosome 3, complete sequence:
- a CDS encoding predicted protein: protein MYSDAHKPQSVSEKKGNKDPMPQRQRKALGCCRSENAIQGSGVTVTQYYKRSPAIPISPSPTETPVPVPFPQRGFSLLEEQLKPPLVRHESTHAHDQCDSNGICQRQNSASAFAEDEKYPAGVSQTLRKERLMVHERLWRSKRTDPRKTDIRLVMTTCALLAFGSLYTYYMSLLNNFDYSILYNDIGVSVPLPVLPNFTSLLIASGSDKYNRHHYERYYERWLEPYRDVPGVKVLEIGANQGHSLKLWEDYFADPDIILGLKYGNAANGIENKIVNLTKVSLYTGDQSSKPTMDYLNERGPWHIIIDDGSHVPQHVIYSLVHLWDSVAPGGMYIVEDLETSYWRNGSNVYDYPLANTGVLADANHSAAAKIMQLQHILVRHQIGARDMSIFPGDDTICSIEWGMNLLAIRPPIRKINECLCRKVHRDKNNWTLQSILSSHALPTFLTTVCSKTRRLLNNCTVDKPVKAMPRQNLVVEIQAIVPEEPKGFLDDPDVDAAAPAMDAGAPQHYSLPQQNRTTDSPVVLHTTMFASTASLCLCMLTHSFLLISVFPYSGFMAVELIESVDEETAGAYAGLLASCFMWGRATTAYGWGQVADVYGRTTVLYWSFALSGILSIAFGLSPTFGSALFLRFALGCANGIMGSIKTIVSEISAGNEALETKTMTMVIGMWGWGFLVSPALSGILAEPVKQYPGVEWLQREGIWNAVLAKHPFLLPNLLAAIFCLIGVLVIRMFVPETLPFGQRRDPRLLLYDIGAWCQRSAGYAKVPLNVTRYQLVPTLKTHPSDLDLSSRNTRFSVSCHNAIDEDDLDAVQTLESNEQVVSLSTNIPEKATILSLLSRKPTRTCLLIYWAYSFVGLTVDESFPLFCISKQAGFGLSEYQIGQILSLCGLFFAVSQYSVYTTIYNRFGLYGSIRFGSCFSAPVMFLMPLSVLLNRGAPTGHLRTSALVFLSTCMAAYRVFGLVFFSSVSVTMNRTVPRSHRATMNGLSVLGGSVAKGLGPIFAGFLVSGSVALWGSLGGLLIFGTIGLIGCAVAATTFFYLQASDCEECGRGHRPS, encoded by the exons ATGTACTCGGACGCACACAAACCGCAGTCTGTGAGCGAAAAAAAGGGAAACAAGGACCCGATGCCGCAGCGGCAACGAAAAGCGCTTGGATGCTGCCGGAGCGAGAACGCAATCCAAGGAAGTGGTGTCACTGTCAC tcaatactaCAAGCGTTCCCCCGCCATTCCCATATCCCCTAGCCCTACAGAAACGCCAGTCCCGGTCCCGTTTCCCCAACGAGGATTCTCCCTCCTCGAAGAGCAGCTCAAGCCCCCTCTAGTTAGACATGAATCTACCCACGCACACGATCAGTGCGATTCCAATGGAATATG tcaacgacaAAACTCTGCGTCGGCCTTTGCAGAAGACGAAAAGTACCCGGCGGGCGTTTCCCAGACAT TAAGAAAAGAACGACTCATGGTGCACGAAAGACTTTGGCGTTCGAAACGGACCGATCCTCGGAAAACGGATATCCGACTAGTGATGACAACGTGCGCATTGCTAGCTTTTGGGAGTCTGTACACGTATTACATGAGTTTGTTGAACAATTTCGACTACTCCATTCTGTACAACGATATCGGAGTTTCCGTGCCTTTGCCTGTGCTACCCAACTTTACCTCTCTATTGATCGCGTCGGGATCGGACAAGTACAATAGGCATCACTACGAGCGATATTACGAGCGCTGGCTCGAACCGTATCGCGATGTGCCGGGCGTGAAAGTACTCGAAATTGGCGCTAATCAAGGACACTCCTTGAAGCTATGGGAAGACTACTTTGCGGATCCAGACATTATTCTGGGATTGAAGTATGGGAACGCCGCCAACGGTATTGAGAACAAGATTGTGAACCTCACCAAAGTCTCCCTCTATACTGGTGACCAGTCCTCCAAGCCCACCATGGACTACTTGAATGAGCGCGGACCTTGGCACATTATTATTGATGATGGCTCGCATGTCCCACAGCACGTGATATATTCGTTGGTGCATTTATGGGACTCGGTGGCGCCAGGAGGCATGTATATTGTGGAAGACCTGGAAACAAGCTACTGGCGCAACGGTTCCAACGTCTACGACTATCCTCTTGCTAATACTGGAGTACTCGCGGACGCCAATCATTCCGCAGCGGCCAAGATTATGCAACTCCAGCATATCTTGGTCCGCCACCAAATTGGGGCTCGAGACATGTCGATCTTTCCCGGAGATGACACCATTTGCTCAATCGAATGGGGCATGAACCTGCTGGCCATTC GTCCTCCAATCCGAAAGATTAACGAATGTCTGTGTCGTAAAGTGCATAGAGATAAGAATAATTGGACCTTGCAATCAATACT TTCATCCCATGCCTTGCCTACTTTCCTCACCACAGTCTGCTCTAAAACGAGACGCCTTTTGAACAATTGCACAGTAGATAAGCCAGTCAAAGCTATGCCGCGGCAAAACCTAGTCGTTGAGATTCAAGCGATAGTTCCGGAGGAACCGAAAGGGTTTTTGGACGACCCAGACGTGGACGCTGCTGCACCGGCAATGGATGCTGGCGCCCCGCAACACTATTCGCTTCCTCAGCAGAACCGCACCACCGACTCCCCGGTCGTTCTTCATACAACCATGTTTGCGTCTACCGCATCCCTCTGCCTTTGCATGTTGACGCATAGTTTCTTACTGATTTCGGTATTTCCGTATTCCGGTTTCATGGCCGTAGAACTGATCGAATCGGTAGACGAAGAAACAGCCGGTGCCTACGCTGGATTGCTCGCCTCGTGTTTCATGTGGGGTCGGGCGACGACGGCGTACGGCTGGGGTCAAGTGGCCGACGTATACGGACGTACCACGGTACTGTATTGGTCTTTCGCACTTTCGGGGATCCTCTCGATCGCCTTTGGACTGTCACCAACGTTTGGAAGTGCCTTGTTCCTCAGATTCGCTCTCGGTTGTGCGAATGGGATCATGGGAAGTATTAAGACGATTGTTTCCGAGATATCGGCGGGGAATGAGGCCTTGGAAACTAAAACCATGACAATGGTGATTGGCATGTGGGGGTGGGGCTTTCTCGTGTCGCCCGCCTTGTCGGGAATATTAGCAGAACCAGTCAAACAGTACCCCGGCGTAGAATGGCTACAGCGCGAGGGAATATGGAACGCAGTGTTAGCCAAACATCCCTTCTTGTTACCGAATCTACTCGCGGCGATTTTTTGTTTGATAGGCGTCCTGGTAATTCGAATGTTTGTTCCCGAAACCTTACCATTCGGACAACGACGCGACCCGCGACTCTTGCTATACGATATTGGAGCTTGGTGCCAACGGTCGGCCGGGTATGCAAAAGTGCCGTTGAATGTGACGCGATACCAGCTTGTACCGACCCTCAAAACGCACCCATCCGACTTGGATCTGAGCAGCAGAAACACAAGGTTTTCAGTTTCTTGTCACAACGCAATCGACGAGGATGATCTTGACGCTGTCCAAACACTAGAGTCCAATGAACAAGTTGTATCCTTATCGACAAACATTCCTGAAAAGGCGACCATTTTGTCCTTGCTCTCCCGCAAACCAACACGCACTTGCTTACTCATATATTGGGCCTATTCGTTTGTCGGTCTGACCGTAGATGAATCGTTTCCACTCTTTTGTATTTCCAAACAGGCAGGGTTTGGACTGTCTGAATATCAAATTGGCCAGATCTTGTCGCTTTGTGGATTGTTCTTTGCCGTCTCTCAGTACAGTGTTTACACGACCATCTACAACCGCTTTGGTCTGTACGGATCGATACGCTTTGGAAGCTGCTTTAGTGCACCCGTAATGTTCCTAATGCCCTTATCGGTACTGCTGAATCGAGGCGCGCCAACCGGTCATCTCCGCACTTCCGCCTTGGTGTTTTTGTCCACTTGCATGGCGGCCTACCGGGTGTTTGGGCTCGTGTTTTTCTCGAGCGTTTCCGTGACTATGAACCGAACCGTGCCTCGTTCGCACCGGGCTACCATGAACGGCTTATCCGTCTTGGGAGGGAGCGTCGCAAAAGGCTTGGGGCCCATTTTTGCCGGCTTTCTCGTTTCGGGGTCCGTGGCGCTTTGGGGAAGCCTGGGAGGATTGCTCATTTTCGGCACCATTGGATTGATTGGATGTGCCGTGGCCGCGACGACTTTTTTCTACCTTCAAGCCAGCGATTGTGAAG AGTGTGGTCGGGGACACCGACCAAGTTAG
- a CDS encoding predicted protein, with amino-acid sequence NDRNDNTVVVSLLSFSPQVFFIALLPPIIFNSGYHLRRELFLRHVLPVALFAVLGTIVSALTIAFVLWAVTHGGLAGNDFRPALTELLTFGALLSATDPVSTLAVFQAKKVDPQLFYLVYGESVLNDAVGLVLFSAFAHFVVRDNGAGKVALGMGEFCLEFALDAVGSPLLGTACGCGAALLFKWVDLRRTRLLELSIYVLIMYVPFLLANLLQLSGIVTILFTGMTAQAYAAPNLSPATAATADVLFRLAAHLAETAIFLELGLSVFGLHGSFHGRFLLWTILACLLARAANVYPIVTPTVRHDLRIHANTAHMLWFSGLRGAVAYACVRSFPDTFGHRREFILATMVMVLVTVFGLGGTTEIMLHRLQIPTNVDEDAYMHDWHEARH; translated from the exons AACGACAGAAATGACAATACTGTCGTCGTCTCGCTCCTCAGTTTCTCTCCCCAAGTATTCTTCATCGCGCTCCTGCCTCCCATCATTTTCAATTCCGGTTATCACCTCCGTCGTGAATTGTTCCTCCGACACGTATTGCCCGTCGCGCTCTTTGCCGTTCTGGGGACTATTGTTTCCGCCCTCACTATTGCCTTTGTCTTGTGGGCCGTCACCCACGGAGGATTGGCGGGAAACGACTTTCGTCCCGCCCTCACGGAACTCTTGACCTTTGGTGCGCTCCTCAGTGCCACGGACCCCGTGTCCACCCTGGCCGTCtttcaagccaaaaaggTCGATCCGCAATTATTTTATCTCGTCTATGGAGAATCCGTCCTCAACGACGCCGTCGGACTCGTACTCTTTTCCGCATTTGCACATTTTGTCGTCCGCGACAACGGTGCCGGTAAAGTTGCCCTCGGAATGGGAGAATTCTGTCTCGAATTCGCTCTCGATGCGGTCGGATCTCCCCTCCTCGGGACCGCGTGCGGCTGCGGGGCCGCCTTGCTCTTCAAATGGGTCGACCTACGACGCACCCGGCTCCTGGAACTCAGTATCTACGTACTCATCATGTACGTGCCCTTCCTGTTGGCAAATCTCCTACAACTCTCCGGGATTGTGACTATTCTCTTTACCGGCATGACGGCACAAGCCTACGCCGCCCCGAATCTCTCACCGGCCACGGCAGCCACCGCCGACGTTCTGTTTCGGCTGGCGGCGCATCTCGCTGAAACTGCCATTTTTCTCGAATTGGGATTGTCCGTCTTTGGACTCCACGGATCCTTCCACGGGCGATTCCTTCTCTGGACAATCCTGGCGTGTTTGCTGGCTCGTGCCGCCAACGTGTACCCCATCGTG ACACCGACGGTTCGACACGATCTCCGCATCCACGCCAACACGGCCCACATGCTGTGGTTTTCTGGACTGCGGGGAGCCGTCGCCTACGCCTGCGTGCGATCCTTTCCGGATACGTTCGGACACCGAAGGGAATTCATTCTAGCCACCATGGTCATGGTGCTCGTGACGGTATTTGGCCTGGGCGGGACGACGGAAATTATGCTCCATCGTCTCCAAATTCCCACTAATGTGGATGAGGATGCCTACATGCACGATTGGCACGAAGCACGACAC